The window CCCCGCAGATGCGGGGCCCGCAGGGCGATCGCCGCGAGGATGCCGCCGTTGCCGCCGCCCACGTCGAGGACGTGCCGGACCGCCGACCAGTCGTAGGCGTCGGCCGGGGCCTCGTAGGCCAGGTCCTCGTCGCAGGACATCAGCGCGTCGAAGGAGTCGGCCAGCGTCACGTCCGCCGAGAGGTCCTCCCAGAAGGGCCGCCCGTACCGCCCGGCGTAGGCGGGGCGGCCGGTGCGGACCACGTCGAGGAGCCCGGTGAAGGCCAGGTCGGCGTGGGAGACGGCCCCGTCGAGGTCCAGCCAGGCCCGCTGCTGGGCCGGATGGCCGTCGGCGAGGAGCATCCCGAGCCGGGTGGGGCGCAGCGGCTGGTCCGGTTTCTCCCCGCCCTCCAGGACACCGACGACACTCAGGTGCCGGACCAGGCGGGCGAGCGCCTGAGGGTGGGCGCCCGTGCGGTCGGCGAGGCCGGCGAGGGTGTCCGCTCCGGCCAGGAGATGATCGACCAGACGGAGCGTCGCGGCGACCCTCAGGGCCATCGGGGTCACCAGGTTGCCGAGGTTCTTCAGGAGTACGTCGAGGTCCTGGTCGGTCGGTTCCAGGGGTTCCCCGGGTGCGGAAGAGCTCACCGTGTTCCTTCCCTTGGGCGTCGGTGTTCCGGAGCGGAAGCGCTGCTCAGGGGTCCTTCCGAAGGACCTCTCAGGGGCGCCAGCCCTCCTCGGTGGGCCAGGGCTCGCCGAGCTGGCGGTAGGTGCCGAGATAGTCCGGCCAGTCGCGGTGGTCGCGGATCTTTCCGTCGACGATCCGGATGAGGTGGATCTGTTCGCCGGAGAACTTGCGCCCGGTGGCGGGCATTCCCACGAGTTCGCCCACCTGACGTCCGTACAGGGCGAGTTTCGCCCGCACCCAGCTGCCCTTCTCCTCGTAGCCGATCTCCTCCAGATGCGCGTCCTCGGAGAAAGTCAGCTTGAGCCACTTCACCGCGAGTGCGAACGCCTCGGGGCCGCGCAGTTCCGGCATGTGTTCCAGGGCGCCGGGATTGAGGTACTCCTCGTGGATGAACTCGGCGACGTCGTCCGTCTTTCCGGTGTTGTAGCTGTTCACCATGCGGCGAACAATGTCGATGCGATCGCTCACGGTCGGCACTCCTTGTCGGTCGTCGATGGAGTTCATCCTGACTTCCCCATCTCTCCGCAACAATCCTTTTCCGCACCGCCTCGACCCGTCGACAAGCCGGTTTCGAGCGGCCACCGAGCGCCTTCCGACTCACATTTCAGAGGGACGGGCCAGGGTGGTCGGGTCGGCTTTCGTCACCCGGAGGACCCATGGACAAGACGAAGTACAAATCGACGGTCACCGAGGCTTTCAACAATGCCGCGGCGACTTATGACCAGTTGGGCGTCGAGTTCTTCACACCGATGGGCCGGCGACTGGTGGAAAGGGCCGATCCGAGGCCCGGGCAGCGTGTTCTGGATGTGGGATGCGGCCGGGGCGCGTCCCTGTTCGTGGCGGCGGAGAGGGTCGGCCCGTCCGGCCATGTGCTCGGCATCGACATCGCTCCGGCCATGGTCGAGGAGGCCCGCCGGCAGGCCGCCGCGCTCGGCGCCCGGCAGGTGGAGGTCCGGGTCATGGACGGCGAGCACCCGGACTTCCCGCCCGCCTCCTTCGACGTGGTGACCGGAAGCTACAGCCTGATCTTCCTGCCCGACGCTCCCGCCGCGCTCCCCCGGTACGCGGCCCTGCTGCGGCCGGGTGGCCGGATCGCCTTCACCAGCCCGGTCTTCACGGAGGACACGTTCCCCTTCCTGCCGCCCGTGTTCACGGAACTGATCCCCGAGCGGCTGCTGCGCAACCTGCCGGCCGACTGGCGGCCGGACGCGCTGAAGCGGCGGTTCAACAGCTGGCTTCAGGACACCGGCGACCTGACCCGGACGATGATCGACGCCGGTTTCGAGGACGTGGAGATCGCCGACGAGCACATCGATCTGCGCGCGCCGGACGGCGAGACATGGGTCGACTGGTCCCACACCCAGGGAATGCGCTTGCTCTGGCAGCACCTCCCGGAGTACGAGAACCGGCAGTTGCGCCACCGTCTGACCACCGAGCTGGACCGGCTGCGGGGCGAGGGCCCGCTCCATCTGCCCACCCCGGTCCGCTTCGTCAGCGCGTCGATCGCGGACTGAGCGGACGGGAGCGGACCGAGGCGGCTTCGGGCGGCCGCCACGGAGCACGTGGAGCCCGGTCCACCCCTCGGACCGGGCTCCACGTGGTGTCAGTAGACGCGCACCGCGCCGGAGGACGACATGCGCACGATGTCCCCGGTGGGCCTGCGGAGGTTGCCCTGCGCGTCGATCGACTCCGCGTTGAGGATGGAACGGTGCAGCTCCTGGGCCATCGGACCGGGTTCGAGACCGAGATGGTTCACCAGGTTGACCCGCAGGCGCTGGAAGAGCTCCAGGGCCTGCGCCCGCCGGCCGTTGAGGTAGAGGGCCCGCATGTACTGGGCGTGCAGGCCCTCGTGGTACGGGTTGTCGGCCGTCAGGGCCGCGAGCTCGGTGAGCACCTCGCGGTACATGCCGAGCCGCAGCTGGGTGTCGACGAGGTACTCCAGGACGACCAGCCTGGACTCCTCGAACTGCTGGCGCCGGCCTTCGAGGATCCGGCCGGCGACGACGTCCACCAGTGCGGGTCCGCGCCAGAGCTGCAGCGCGCTGGAGAGGGTGGACAGCGCGGTGCTGTCGTCCCCCGACGACAGCGCCCGGCGCCCGTCCGAGACGAGCTGATGGAACCGGTGGACGTCCAGATCCCCCTGGGTGGTCCGGAAGAGGTAACCGCCGGACCGGGTCACGAGGATCTCGGAGGCGACCTGACGGGCGGTCATTCCCGTCGCGGACGCCAGTAACTTGCGCAGGTTGAGGATGTAGGTCTGCAGCGTGGTCAGGCAGCTGACCGGAGGCTCCTCGTCCCAGAGTTCGCGTATCAGTGACGACACGGGGACCACCTGGTCGGCGTGCACCAGCAATGTGGCCAGAACGCTTCTCATCTTTGGTGCGCTCGGAGTGTGCAGATCACCTTCGACCTGCACGGAAAGTGGGCCTAAAACACCCAGCTTCACGACGTTCCCCCATAGATCGCAGAAAGCTACTGGTCTACCGAGCCCCAACGCCTCAGGCGGTTCACAAGTTCCCCACAGGGAGAACAGAATGTCGCCAGAAAGGAAAGCGCTGTCAGCGCCGGAATTTTCGTTGCGTGGGCAACAAACCGGTTGTGCAATCAACGAACGGCCCTGGTGCGACGGGCGCCGCCGAATGAATCAAGCCACCTTCAGCAGC of the Streptomyces koelreuteriae genome contains:
- a CDS encoding class I SAM-dependent methyltransferase, producing MDKTKYKSTVTEAFNNAAATYDQLGVEFFTPMGRRLVERADPRPGQRVLDVGCGRGASLFVAAERVGPSGHVLGIDIAPAMVEEARRQAAALGARQVEVRVMDGEHPDFPPASFDVVTGSYSLIFLPDAPAALPRYAALLRPGGRIAFTSPVFTEDTFPFLPPVFTELIPERLLRNLPADWRPDALKRRFNSWLQDTGDLTRTMIDAGFEDVEIADEHIDLRAPDGETWVDWSHTQGMRLLWQHLPEYENRQLRHRLTTELDRLRGEGPLHLPTPVRFVSASIAD
- a CDS encoding AfsR/SARP family transcriptional regulator, whose protein sequence is MKLGVLGPLSVQVEGDLHTPSAPKMRSVLATLLVHADQVVPVSSLIRELWDEEPPVSCLTTLQTYILNLRKLLASATGMTARQVASEILVTRSGGYLFRTTQGDLDVHRFHQLVSDGRRALSSGDDSTALSTLSSALQLWRGPALVDVVAGRILEGRRQQFEESRLVVLEYLVDTQLRLGMYREVLTELAALTADNPYHEGLHAQYMRALYLNGRRAQALELFQRLRVNLVNHLGLEPGPMAQELHRSILNAESIDAQGNLRRPTGDIVRMSSSGAVRVY
- a CDS encoding ester cyclase is translated as MSDRIDIVRRMVNSYNTGKTDDVAEFIHEEYLNPGALEHMPELRGPEAFALAVKWLKLTFSEDAHLEEIGYEEKGSWVRAKLALYGRQVGELVGMPATGRKFSGEQIHLIRIVDGKIRDHRDWPDYLGTYRQLGEPWPTEEGWRP
- a CDS encoding methyltransferase, encoding MSSSAPGEPLEPTDQDLDVLLKNLGNLVTPMALRVAATLRLVDHLLAGADTLAGLADRTGAHPQALARLVRHLSVVGVLEGGEKPDQPLRPTRLGMLLADGHPAQQRAWLDLDGAVSHADLAFTGLLDVVRTGRPAYAGRYGRPFWEDLSADVTLADSFDALMSCDEDLAYEAPADAYDWSAVRHVLDVGGGNGGILAAIALRAPHLRGTLLELAGPAERARRRFADAGLADRVAVAEGDFFKPLPVTADVVLLSFVLLNWSDEDALTILRGCVSALEPGGKVLVLDRADVEGDGADRFFSTLLDLRMLTFMGGRVRTRDEVVALAASAGLALASERTSGSTTLPFDFSILEFTAVSEEAAPASEALPAQE